In the genome of Scatophagus argus isolate fScaArg1 chromosome 20, fScaArg1.pri, whole genome shotgun sequence, the window ACTGAAACGGATCTGTGCAGACACTGAACTCGTTATGTTTTTCACAGAATGAATGCAGAAGCTAgattatttaaatgtgtaatgTGGGTGAGAATATCGTCTGACTTTTCAGCGGTATCCCAAAGTGGCGCTGCAAGTATCGAGCAACCGTTTTAGCGATTTAACTGAAAATCAGAGCATATcaaattattcatttctgtCCACAGCGCTTGTTGTGTATCGTGTCCCGTTCACCTGGAAGCAGAAGAAGCGCACCTGGAAGCTGGTGCATGCCGGACTGATGCTTTTGGCCCTGGTTCTGTCTGTCTTGGGCCTGTGTGCCGTGTTTGAGGTCCACAGAGACTCCCACATCCCTAATCTGTACTCTCTGCACAGCTGGGTGGGCATGTGTACAATGGTGATGTTTTCACTCCAGGTACGGATACACGGCACTTGTGCCAAACATCTCCTGCTGTAAGACAAACATATGACCTGTGCAGtgattaaataaactgtgaGGAATCCTTCCCTTCTTGTTTCTGCATAGTGGATCCTTGGCCTGGCTGGTTTCATGTTTCCTTGTTCTCCGCTGTGGTTCCGCGAAGCCTTGAAACCCATCCATGTCTGGGTGGGAAAAGCCATCTTGATCCTCAGTCTGACCTCTTGCATCAGTGGTATCGATGAGAACCTTTTTCTCGCTCTGTAAGTGCTCAAACATCCCACAGATAGCAACAGGAAAGCAGCCAAACCCACACATAATCTTacacaacattaacaaaagCAAGGCGCCggaggaaaacagaaatcagtgaACCAAGCATGGAATTTTACTTAGGAACTTTTTATCTCGTCTGCTGTAGCAATGGAAGCAGTGCTGAACCTTACAACACACTGCCCGTGGAAGCAAAGTTTGCCAATTCCCTCGGCATGCTCATCGTGGCCTTCGGGTTGGTCGTCTTTGGCATCCTGTCCAAGAGCAAATGGCAGCGGCCAGAAACGGATGGCGAAAGTGCCCCTGTAAGTATGCACACTGTGACAGTGACCATGTTGTAGAtatcatttgatttgaattaatATCGATGT includes:
- the LOC124051539 gene encoding lysosomal membrane ascorbate-dependent ferrireductase CYB561A3-like — its product is MRLSVSFYVTYALCLSLGLLCVLFVTCWSSYWRGGLSWADPALKFNWHPVLMVSGLLVLYGKALVVYRVPFTWKQKKRTWKLVHAGLMLLALVLSVLGLCAVFEVHRDSHIPNLYSLHSWVGMCTMVMFSLQWILGLAGFMFPCSPLWFREALKPIHVWVGKAILILSLTSCISGIDENLFLALNGSSAEPYNTLPVEAKFANSLGMLIVAFGLVVFGILSKSKWQRPETDGESAPLMLNENNT